The following are from one region of the Erwinia billingiae Eb661 genome:
- the proQ gene encoding RNA chaperone ProQ encodes MENQPKLNSSKEVIAFLAERFPKCFSAEGEARPLKVGIFQDLVDRVQGEMSLSKTQLRSALRLYTSSWRYLYGIKAGAVRVDLDGNDCGVLDEQHVEHARKQLEEAKARVQAQREQQQAKKREAGEEGAPRRPRKPARKPSAEGEQPRQVRSKPQRSTERAPSAERQPAAAPAPTKPVTDTAALQVGQNIKVTAGKSAMDATILEITKDGVRVQLASGLAMIVRAEHLQF; translated from the coding sequence ATGGAAAATCAACCCAAGTTGAATAGTAGTAAAGAAGTCATTGCCTTTCTGGCCGAGCGTTTCCCGAAATGCTTTAGCGCCGAAGGCGAAGCACGACCACTTAAGGTCGGCATCTTTCAGGATTTAGTCGATCGTGTTCAGGGCGAAATGAGCCTGAGTAAAACTCAGCTCCGCTCCGCACTCCGTCTTTATACGTCCAGCTGGCGCTACCTGTACGGCATCAAAGCCGGTGCAGTCCGCGTTGATCTGGATGGTAACGACTGTGGCGTCCTCGACGAGCAGCATGTTGAACATGCCCGTAAGCAACTCGAAGAAGCAAAAGCGCGTGTTCAGGCACAGCGTGAGCAGCAGCAGGCGAAGAAACGCGAAGCTGGAGAAGAGGGGGCACCACGCCGTCCTCGTAAACCCGCGCGTAAACCTTCTGCCGAAGGTGAGCAGCCACGCCAGGTTCGCAGCAAACCTCAGCGTAGCACCGAGCGCGCACCTTCCGCAGAGCGTCAGCCAGCAGCAGCTCCAGCTCCCACTAAACCCGTTACCGATACCGCAGCACTGCAAGTCGGCCAGAATATCAAAGTCACCGCGGGCAAAAGTGCGATGGACGCAACCATTCTTGAAATTACCAAAGATGGCGTCCGGGTACAGTTGGCTTCCGGCCTGGCAATGATAGTACGCGCAGAACACTTGCAGTTCTGA
- a CDS encoding GAF domain-containing protein: protein MTKAEFYSDLNRDLRALIAGETSFLAAMSNCSALLYERLDGVNWAGFYLLTEADTLVLGPFQGKIACVRIPVGRGVCGTAVAESQVQRVDDVHAFPGHIACDAASNAEIVLPLVVNGQTIGVLDIDSIEYKRFDSEDEAGLKTLTDGLCEVLAGSDVEKFIHMKRS, encoded by the coding sequence ATGACAAAAGCTGAGTTTTATTCGGACCTGAACCGTGATTTGCGCGCGCTTATCGCTGGAGAAACAAGTTTCCTGGCGGCAATGAGCAACTGCAGCGCGCTGTTATATGAGCGCCTTGACGGTGTTAACTGGGCAGGTTTCTATCTGTTGACCGAAGCCGATACGCTGGTTCTGGGACCTTTCCAGGGAAAAATCGCCTGTGTGCGTATTCCGGTAGGTCGCGGCGTGTGCGGTACGGCCGTGGCCGAAAGTCAGGTTCAGCGCGTGGATGATGTCCATGCTTTCCCGGGTCACATCGCGTGTGACGCGGCCAGTAATGCTGAGATCGTGCTGCCATTGGTAGTGAACGGCCAGACAATTGGCGTGCTGGACATCGATAGTATCGAATATAAACGCTTCGACAGCGAAGACGAAGCGGGGTTAAAAACCCTCACTGACGGGCTGTGTGAGGTGCTTGCCGGGTCTGATGTGGAAAAATTTATTCACATGAAACGCAGCTAA
- the yebS gene encoding membrane integrity lipid transport subunit YebS — protein sequence MKIHAISHALPQARYQRCPQCDTLFSLPDVKSNQSAHCPRCNARIMNGRDWSMTRLCAMAVTMLLLMPFAYTESLMSIRLLGTNIYASLLEGITQMAQQGNVITASMVAFCTIGAPATLVGSIAYLYFGHKLGMNLRPVLLMLDRLKEWVMLDIYLVGIAVASIKVQDYAAITPGTGLIAFISLTLLSLVTLIHLNVEQLWHRFYPQPHPNVAREKLQVCLSCHHTGVADARGRCPRCHTPLYFRRHFSLQKSWAALIASIVLLIPANLLPISIIYLTGSRQEDTILSGIMSLGSGNIPVAIVVFVASILVPFTKIIVLLTLLLSIHFKCEQGLKTRVRLLRVVTWVGRWSMLDLFVISLTMSLVNRDQLLSFNMGPAAFYFGSSVILTILAVEWLDSRLLWDAHATGNADYTD from the coding sequence ATGAAAATACACGCCATTAGCCATGCTCTGCCTCAGGCACGTTATCAGCGTTGCCCCCAATGCGATACCCTTTTTTCCTTACCAGATGTGAAATCCAACCAGTCTGCGCACTGCCCTCGCTGCAATGCTCGCATTATGAATGGCCGTGACTGGTCGATGACCCGGCTGTGTGCGATGGCCGTCACCATGCTGCTGTTGATGCCCTTCGCCTACACTGAATCGCTGATGAGCATCCGCCTGCTGGGCACCAACATTTATGCCAGTCTGCTGGAAGGCATCACTCAGATGGCGCAGCAAGGCAATGTCATTACCGCCTCGATGGTGGCCTTTTGCACCATTGGTGCCCCCGCGACGCTGGTTGGGTCTATTGCCTATCTCTATTTTGGCCATAAATTGGGCATGAACCTTCGTCCGGTATTATTGATGCTCGATCGCCTGAAAGAGTGGGTGATGCTGGATATCTATCTGGTGGGGATTGCCGTTGCGTCAATTAAAGTGCAGGACTATGCGGCGATTACGCCTGGCACCGGGCTGATTGCGTTTATTTCGCTGACGCTGTTGAGCCTGGTGACCTTGATTCATTTAAACGTTGAGCAGCTCTGGCACCGCTTTTATCCGCAGCCTCACCCTAACGTTGCCCGGGAAAAGTTACAGGTTTGTCTGAGCTGCCACCACACCGGTGTTGCCGATGCCCGGGGCCGTTGCCCACGCTGCCACACGCCGCTCTATTTCCGTCGTCACTTCAGCTTGCAGAAATCCTGGGCCGCTTTGATTGCCTCTATTGTGCTGCTGATCCCGGCCAATCTGCTGCCAATTTCCATCATTTATCTCACCGGCTCCCGCCAGGAAGACACCATCCTTTCGGGGATTATGTCGCTGGGTTCCGGCAATATTCCGGTGGCCATCGTGGTATTTGTGGCCAGTATTCTGGTGCCGTTTACCAAAATTATTGTGCTACTGACGCTACTTCTCAGTATTCACTTCAAGTGTGAACAGGGACTGAAAACCCGCGTCCGCCTGCTGCGGGTCGTTACCTGGGTAGGCCGCTGGTCTATGCTGGATCTGTTTGTTATTTCGTTAACCATGTCGTTGGTCAATCGCGACCAGCTTCTCTCTTTCAACATGGGACCGGCAGCTTTCTATTTTGGCTCGTCAGTCATACTCACTATTCTTGCCGTTGAGTGGCTGGATAGCCGTTTATTATGGGATGCACATGCAACAGGAAACGCCGACTACACCGACTAA
- a CDS encoding PqiB family protein: MQQETPTTPTNARITSRRKISPFWLLPLIALLIAGWLIWSNYQERGTTVTIDFATADGIVPGRTPVRYQGVEVGLVQGISMTDDLRTIKIKASIKSDMKDALRDQTQFWLVTPKASLAGVSGLDALVGGNYIGMMPGKGQPKEHFVALDTQPKYRVNTGEMLIHLHTPDLGSLNTGSLVYYRKIPVGRVYDYSINPGNKGVTVDVLIDRRFTNLLKKDSRFWNVSGVKADVGLNGVKVQLESVAALVNGAIAFDSPAQSEQAKSEDNFDLYPDLAHSHRGVIISLDLPSGKNLKANSTPLMYQGLEVGTLTAMTLQPGGKVTGELTIDPSVTGLMRTGTRIEMRSPKISLNDTSLSSLLTGNTLELVPGEGAPQDHYQVLESNEALLQQPNSLELKLTAPESYGIDAGQPIMLHGMQIGQVVNRSLNEQGVNFVIAIAGNYRELVHGDSKFIINSRLDVKLGIDGMEVLGASASEWVDGGIRLDPGSKGAVKQNYPLYANAEKAAEGITSNQLPTTLTLTAKSLPDVQAGSIVLYRKFQVGEIVEVIPKANEFDVRVHIKQEYRKLLTENSVFWSEGGARVQLNGSGLTVQASPLNRVLKGAISFDNLTGAGAGLTSKDKRVLYNSETAARAVGSQITLHTYDATKLSAGMPIRYLGITIGQIEDLALNQEKNEVVAKGVLYPQYVDDFARIGSRFSVVSPEISAAGVNHLETLLQPYINVDPGKGRAQRSFELQESTITDARYLDGLNVVMDAPEGGSVSVGTPVLFRGIEVGTVTGTSLGAMADRVQITLRISKKYQHLVRNNSVFWLASGYNLKFGLIGGVVKTGTFQQFIQGGIAFATPPTIPLAPQATSGKHYLLEDEEPKDWRKWGTALPAK; encoded by the coding sequence ATGCAACAGGAAACGCCGACTACACCGACTAACGCGCGCATTACCAGCCGGCGGAAAATTTCGCCCTTCTGGTTATTGCCGCTGATTGCGCTGCTGATTGCGGGCTGGCTTATCTGGTCAAATTACCAGGAGCGCGGGACCACCGTCACTATTGATTTCGCCACGGCGGACGGCATTGTGCCGGGCAGAACGCCGGTCCGTTATCAGGGTGTTGAAGTCGGTCTGGTGCAGGGCATCAGCATGACGGACGATCTGCGCACCATCAAAATCAAGGCCAGCATCAAAAGCGATATGAAAGACGCGTTACGCGACCAGACCCAGTTCTGGCTGGTGACGCCGAAAGCCTCGCTGGCGGGGGTTTCAGGCCTTGATGCGCTGGTCGGCGGTAACTACATCGGCATGATGCCGGGTAAAGGTCAGCCTAAAGAGCACTTTGTCGCGCTGGATACTCAGCCGAAATACCGCGTCAATACCGGCGAGATGCTGATCCATCTGCATACGCCGGATCTTGGCTCGTTGAATACCGGCTCGCTGGTGTATTACCGTAAAATTCCTGTTGGCCGTGTTTACGACTACAGCATCAATCCCGGTAATAAAGGCGTGACGGTGGATGTGCTGATTGACCGTCGCTTCACCAATTTGCTGAAAAAAGACAGCCGCTTCTGGAACGTATCAGGCGTTAAGGCCGATGTCGGGCTGAACGGCGTGAAGGTACAGCTGGAAAGCGTGGCGGCGTTGGTGAACGGCGCTATCGCCTTCGATTCGCCGGCCCAGTCGGAACAGGCGAAGTCGGAAGACAATTTCGATCTCTATCCTGATTTAGCGCACAGCCATCGCGGCGTGATCATCAGCCTGGACCTGCCGAGCGGCAAGAATCTTAAGGCCAACAGCACCCCGCTGATGTATCAGGGCCTTGAAGTGGGCACCCTGACCGCGATGACCTTACAGCCAGGCGGCAAGGTAACCGGAGAATTGACCATCGATCCTTCTGTCACCGGCCTGATGCGCACCGGCACCCGCATTGAAATGCGCAGCCCGAAAATCAGCCTGAATGACACCAGCTTAAGCAGCTTACTGACCGGCAACACTCTGGAGCTGGTGCCAGGTGAAGGCGCGCCGCAGGATCATTATCAGGTACTGGAGAGCAACGAAGCACTGCTGCAACAGCCTAACTCGCTGGAGTTGAAGCTGACCGCCCCGGAGAGCTACGGCATCGATGCGGGCCAGCCGATCATGCTGCATGGCATGCAGATTGGTCAGGTGGTTAACCGCTCGCTGAACGAGCAAGGCGTGAACTTCGTTATCGCCATCGCGGGCAACTACCGCGAGCTGGTCCACGGTGACAGTAAATTCATTATCAACAGCCGGCTGGATGTGAAGCTGGGTATTGATGGCATGGAAGTGCTGGGTGCCAGCGCCAGTGAGTGGGTTGATGGCGGCATTCGTCTCGATCCCGGCAGCAAGGGTGCGGTGAAGCAGAATTACCCGCTCTATGCCAATGCTGAGAAAGCGGCAGAAGGCATCACCTCAAACCAGCTGCCAACCACCCTGACGCTGACCGCGAAAAGCCTGCCGGATGTACAGGCCGGTTCGATTGTGTTGTATCGCAAGTTCCAGGTCGGCGAGATTGTTGAGGTGATCCCGAAAGCCAATGAGTTTGACGTACGGGTGCATATCAAACAGGAATACCGCAAGCTGCTGACCGAAAACAGCGTGTTCTGGTCAGAAGGCGGTGCCCGCGTGCAGCTGAACGGCAGCGGCTTAACGGTTCAGGCCTCCCCGCTTAACCGCGTGTTAAAAGGTGCGATCAGCTTTGATAACCTGACCGGCGCCGGCGCCGGGCTGACCAGCAAAGATAAGCGCGTGCTGTATAACTCTGAAACCGCCGCACGTGCGGTAGGTAGCCAGATCACCCTGCACACTTACGATGCCACCAAACTTTCTGCCGGCATGCCGATCCGCTATCTGGGCATTACCATCGGTCAGATCGAAGACCTGGCGTTGAATCAGGAAAAAAATGAGGTTGTCGCCAAAGGCGTGCTGTATCCGCAGTATGTGGATGACTTTGCCCGCATTGGCAGCCGCTTCTCGGTCGTTTCGCCGGAAATATCGGCGGCGGGTGTCAATCATCTGGAAACCCTGTTGCAGCCTTACATCAACGTCGATCCGGGCAAAGGCCGCGCTCAACGCAGTTTCGAACTGCAGGAATCGACCATTACTGACGCGCGCTATTTGGATGGCCTGAACGTGGTTATGGATGCGCCTGAAGGCGGTTCCGTTTCCGTCGGTACGCCGGTGCTGTTCCGTGGCATTGAGGTCGGTACGGTCACCGGCACGTCGTTGGGTGCCATGGCTGACCGCGTCCAGATCACCCTGCGCATCAGCAAGAAGTACCAGCATCTGGTGCGTAACAATTCGGTGTTCTGGCTGGCTTCCGGCTATAACCTGAAATTCGGTCTGATTGGTGGCGTAGTGAAAACCGGCACCTTCCAGCAGTTTATTCAGGGGGGGATTGCCTTCGCCACGCCGCCGACGATCCCGTTAGCGCCGCAGGCCACTTCCGGCAAGCACTATCTGCTGGAAGACGAAGAGCCAAAAGACTGGCGTAAATGGGGAACCGCGCTCCCTGCGAAATAA
- the rsmF gene encoding 16S rRNA (cytosine(1407)-C(5))-methyltransferase RsmF has protein sequence MSSSSRVYFPDSFLNQMRELLPDVAEFERFIAISQQPLRRSLRVNTLKISVADFLALVAPYQWQLTPIPWCEEGFWISRDDADTLPLGSTAEHLSGLFYIQEASSMLPVSALFAGCPTPETVMDVAAAPGSKTTQIAAKMGNQGAILANEYSASRVKVLHANLSRCGVSNTAMTHFDGRVFGAALPEIFDAILLDAPCSGEGVIRKDADALRNWSVESTAEIAATQHDLIDSAFHALKPGGTLIYSTCTLNRAENQQVIAWLQQQYPGAVEIEPLNELFPGAEQAVTPEGFLHVFPQIFDSEGFFVARLRKLESVPALPTPNYKLGKFPFFPVKRKEQQEIIAAAAKSGLSWDSKTHTLWERDKEIWLFPLAIEPLLVRVRFSRIGLKLAETFTKGYRWQHEAVIALAEPDAKNRFELTLAEAEEWYRGRDIYPERDLPADELILTCQQQQIGLAKKVGSRIKNNYPRELVRDGKLFA, from the coding sequence GTGTCCTCTTCCTCACGCGTGTACTTCCCCGACTCTTTCTTAAATCAGATGCGCGAATTGCTGCCAGATGTCGCAGAATTCGAGCGTTTTATCGCTATCAGCCAGCAGCCGTTACGCCGCAGCCTGCGGGTGAACACGCTCAAAATCAGCGTCGCGGATTTTCTGGCATTGGTTGCCCCATATCAGTGGCAACTGACGCCTATCCCATGGTGTGAAGAAGGGTTCTGGATTTCCCGTGACGATGCCGACACGCTGCCGCTGGGCAGCACCGCTGAGCATCTCTCTGGCCTTTTCTATATTCAGGAAGCCAGCTCAATGCTGCCGGTCAGCGCCTTATTTGCCGGCTGTCCGACGCCTGAAACGGTGATGGATGTCGCCGCCGCACCAGGCTCTAAAACCACGCAGATCGCAGCAAAGATGGGCAATCAGGGCGCCATTCTTGCCAACGAATATTCTGCCAGCCGGGTGAAGGTGCTGCATGCCAATCTCAGCCGCTGTGGCGTCAGTAATACGGCGATGACCCATTTCGATGGTCGGGTGTTTGGTGCCGCGTTGCCGGAAATTTTTGACGCCATTCTACTGGACGCGCCGTGCTCGGGCGAAGGGGTGATCCGCAAGGATGCCGATGCGCTGCGCAACTGGTCCGTTGAAAGCACCGCAGAGATTGCGGCCACGCAGCATGACCTGATCGACAGTGCCTTTCATGCCCTGAAGCCCGGTGGCACGCTGATTTATTCCACCTGTACGCTTAATCGAGCTGAAAATCAGCAGGTGATCGCCTGGCTGCAGCAGCAATATCCGGGTGCGGTAGAGATTGAACCGCTGAACGAGCTGTTCCCCGGCGCAGAGCAGGCCGTGACGCCAGAAGGATTCCTGCACGTCTTCCCTCAGATCTTTGACAGCGAAGGCTTCTTCGTTGCCCGCCTGCGTAAGCTGGAAAGCGTGCCGGCATTACCGACACCCAATTACAAACTGGGTAAATTCCCCTTCTTCCCGGTAAAACGCAAAGAGCAGCAGGAAATTATCGCCGCCGCAGCCAAATCTGGCCTCAGCTGGGACAGCAAAACGCATACCTTATGGGAGCGTGACAAAGAGATCTGGCTGTTCCCGTTAGCCATCGAGCCGCTGCTGGTCAGAGTGCGCTTCTCACGCATTGGTCTGAAGCTGGCTGAGACGTTCACTAAAGGCTATCGCTGGCAGCACGAAGCGGTGATTGCGCTGGCTGAGCCTGACGCTAAAAACCGTTTTGAGCTGACGTTAGCGGAAGCTGAAGAGTGGTATCGCGGGCGGGATATTTATCCGGAACGGGATCTGCCTGCGGATGAGTTGATCCTCACCTGTCAGCAGCAGCAGATTGGTCTGGCGAAGAAAGTCGGCAGCCGGATTAAGAACAACTATCCGCGCGAACTGGTGCGTGATGGCAAACTGTTCGCCTGA
- a CDS encoding metallophosphoesterase has protein sequence MLYQYLNGENWRHIYLVGDLHGCRTLLDEQLLARQFDTEKDLLISVGDLIDRGPDSPACLALLQEPWFRSVRGNHEEMALSALTSGLHKQWMFNGGDWFYKLKGVDMIAAKHAINHCRTLPLIMHVQLDQRIVVVAHADYPANHYAFGAEVDGNEVVWSRQRIEQLQKGKGQAISGADAFYFGHTPVQRQLDAYNQHYIDTGAVYGNRLTLVQIQ, from the coding sequence ATGCTGTACCAATATCTTAACGGTGAAAACTGGCGTCATATTTATCTGGTAGGTGATTTGCATGGCTGCAGAACCTTGCTGGATGAACAACTGCTAGCCCGTCAATTTGATACAGAGAAAGATTTACTGATTTCCGTCGGTGACTTAATCGATCGCGGCCCGGACAGTCCGGCCTGTCTGGCACTATTACAGGAACCCTGGTTTCGCAGCGTGCGCGGCAATCATGAAGAGATGGCACTCAGCGCGCTGACCAGTGGATTGCATAAGCAGTGGATGTTTAACGGCGGTGACTGGTTCTATAAGTTGAAAGGCGTCGACATGATTGCGGCTAAGCATGCGATCAATCACTGCCGGACGCTACCGCTGATTATGCATGTGCAGCTGGACCAGCGCATCGTGGTGGTTGCGCATGCCGATTATCCGGCAAATCATTATGCGTTTGGCGCCGAAGTTGATGGCAATGAGGTTGTCTGGAGCCGCCAGCGCATTGAGCAATTACAGAAGGGAAAAGGGCAGGCCATTTCCGGAGCCGATGCGTTCTATTTTGGTCACACGCCGGTCCAGAGACAGCTCGATGCCTACAATCAGCACTACATTGATACCGGCGCCGTTTATGGCAACCGGTTAACGCTGGTGCAGATCCAGTAA
- a CDS encoding MBL fold metallo-hydrolase, whose product MTEQASYTIGKLKITRLTEQMFSVPQGKLFPTSGDESPAEQADMLVNMSVHSWLVETPNRIMLIDTATGNGKDRPFSPLFHQLNSPWMENLTAAGIDPADVDYVLHTHLHTDHVGWNTVPNGDSWIPTFPNATWVCPQAEVTFMTSPAAAARRVVFDDSVQPIIDARRLVTLPDEITEYLPGIVFYPTPGHSPGHMSIAFVTEGETAIFLGDVMHSAIQVAHPQWNSMFCGNGPLAAESRRWLLEFAATENATVFTSHFDRTSAGRITKDNDRFIWTFL is encoded by the coding sequence ATGACTGAGCAGGCGTCTTACACTATCGGCAAACTGAAAATCACCCGCCTGACTGAACAGATGTTCAGCGTGCCGCAGGGGAAACTGTTCCCCACGTCGGGTGATGAGTCGCCTGCTGAGCAAGCCGATATGCTGGTGAACATGAGCGTTCACAGCTGGCTGGTCGAAACCCCTAACCGCATCATGCTAATCGATACCGCCACCGGTAATGGCAAAGATCGGCCTTTCAGTCCGCTGTTCCACCAGCTAAATTCCCCGTGGATGGAGAATCTGACTGCCGCCGGGATCGATCCGGCAGACGTGGATTATGTGCTGCACACGCATCTGCACACCGATCATGTTGGCTGGAATACGGTGCCGAATGGCGATAGCTGGATACCCACCTTCCCCAACGCAACCTGGGTTTGCCCGCAGGCAGAAGTCACCTTTATGACCTCTCCAGCCGCAGCGGCACGCAGAGTGGTATTTGATGATAGCGTGCAGCCGATCATTGATGCGCGCCGTCTGGTTACCCTGCCCGATGAAATCACCGAATACCTGCCCGGTATCGTCTTCTATCCAACGCCGGGACACAGCCCGGGACATATGAGCATCGCCTTCGTCACCGAAGGTGAAACGGCGATCTTTTTGGGCGACGTGATGCACTCAGCCATTCAGGTGGCCCATCCGCAGTGGAACTCAATGTTCTGCGGAAACGGTCCACTGGCCGCCGAATCCCGCCGCTGGCTGCTGGAATTTGCCGCAACTGAAAACGCGACGGTGTTTACCAGCCATTTCGATCGCACATCTGCCGGACGCATTACCAAAGACAACGACCGCTTTATCTGGACGTTTTTGTAG
- a CDS encoding pyridoxal-phosphate dependent enzyme → MTISLQTPLISSLPLSQLNQCNVWLKMESAQPSGSFKLRSASHACQFYAAKGAKGFVSSSGGNAGIAVAHSGRQLNIPVTVVVPETTSSRARQLIQQEGAQLIVHGRNWSEANDHALSLTSDTNVYVHPFDNPLLWQGISTLIDEVIEAGVIPDAVVLSVGGGSLLSGIALGLEKHQLKNIPIYVAETFGTASLNASMQAKKLVRLEQVSGIATTLAASQVCENAFNVSQQFDVKSLLVSDDETVEACKLFLNDHRVLVEPACGASLSLMYKNRIGFKPEDNVLVIVCGGASVTHEMLMEYQPTR, encoded by the coding sequence ATGACTATTTCGCTGCAAACGCCCCTGATTTCTTCCCTCCCGCTGAGTCAGTTAAACCAGTGTAACGTCTGGCTAAAGATGGAGTCGGCCCAACCGAGCGGCTCATTCAAACTGCGCAGCGCCAGCCACGCCTGCCAGTTTTATGCGGCCAAAGGTGCCAAAGGGTTTGTCAGTTCGTCAGGCGGAAATGCCGGGATCGCGGTAGCGCACAGTGGCCGACAGCTAAATATCCCGGTGACGGTGGTGGTGCCCGAGACGACCTCTTCCCGCGCTCGGCAGCTGATCCAGCAGGAAGGCGCCCAGCTGATTGTGCATGGCCGCAACTGGAGTGAAGCAAACGATCATGCCTTGTCATTAACTTCCGACACCAACGTCTATGTGCATCCATTTGATAACCCACTGTTGTGGCAAGGCATCAGCACCCTGATCGATGAAGTGATTGAGGCTGGCGTGATCCCGGATGCTGTGGTGCTTTCGGTGGGTGGCGGCAGTTTGCTATCGGGTATCGCGCTGGGGCTGGAAAAACATCAGCTTAAAAACATCCCGATATATGTTGCGGAAACCTTTGGTACGGCATCGCTGAATGCGTCGATGCAGGCGAAGAAATTGGTCCGTCTTGAACAGGTCAGCGGCATTGCCACCACGTTGGCGGCGAGTCAGGTTTGCGAAAATGCGTTTAACGTTAGTCAGCAGTTTGATGTAAAGAGTTTGCTGGTGTCCGACGACGAAACGGTCGAAGCCTGCAAACTGTTCCTTAACGATCATCGCGTATTGGTTGAACCTGCGTGTGGCGCGTCTTTATCGTTGATGTATAAAAACCGGATCGGCTTCAAGCCTGAAGATAACGTGTTGGTGATTGTCTGCGGCGGGGCGTCGGTTACCCATGAAATGCTGATGGAATATCAGCCTACTCGTTGA
- a CDS encoding YebY family protein, with protein MKKLASLMIALSFCSSAMAAEIITVSRFEMGKDTWPFDREEVMLTCAKGNALFVINPSTLAQYPINDVASALVKSGQAKGQNISIIQSDDPQHPGQKKSLTPIIERTQKLCN; from the coding sequence ATGAAAAAATTGGCCAGTCTGATGATTGCACTGAGTTTTTGTTCCAGCGCCATGGCGGCGGAGATTATCACCGTAAGTCGTTTTGAAATGGGCAAGGATACCTGGCCTTTCGACCGCGAAGAAGTGATGTTGACCTGTGCCAAAGGCAATGCGCTGTTTGTTATCAATCCAAGCACGCTGGCGCAGTACCCAATCAACGATGTCGCCAGCGCTCTGGTGAAGAGCGGGCAGGCGAAAGGGCAGAACATCAGCATTATCCAGAGCGACGACCCACAGCATCCGGGCCAGAAAAAGAGCCTGACGCCGATTATCGAGCGCACTCAGAAGCTGTGTAACTAA
- the copD gene encoding copper homeostasis membrane protein CopD has product MSLSTFYILCRWLHFAALMSLASGSLYTALMAPARFRSYLAGRFRLLLSCSAITALITAVMLLAAQTGLMGDGWQDLGNTDVWLAVLQTRFGQAWQWQLIAALLGVAALLLQGRIRQQLLLLSGVGQLVGLAFVGHAAMGMLQRTNQAVHLLSAAFWAGGLLPVALLMKDARQMATRYDAIRTLMRFSRYGHLAVALVVISGVINALLLLGWPPASFQLYSQLLLIKTLLVALMCAVALFNRYWLVPRFQRSGENAQHKFLLTTLAELLLSALVLLLVSVFATLEPA; this is encoded by the coding sequence ATGTCCCTCAGCACCTTTTATATACTCTGCCGCTGGCTGCACTTTGCCGCGCTGATGTCGCTGGCAAGCGGCAGCCTGTATACCGCATTGATGGCGCCGGCCCGTTTTCGATCCTATTTGGCGGGACGTTTTCGCCTGTTATTGAGTTGCAGCGCGATAACGGCGTTGATTACCGCCGTTATGCTGCTCGCCGCCCAAACCGGGCTGATGGGCGATGGCTGGCAGGATCTCGGCAATACGGACGTCTGGCTGGCGGTATTGCAGACCCGTTTTGGTCAGGCCTGGCAATGGCAGCTGATCGCCGCCTTGTTGGGCGTGGCGGCATTGCTGCTTCAGGGCCGTATTCGTCAGCAGCTGTTATTGCTGAGTGGAGTAGGGCAGCTGGTGGGCCTGGCCTTTGTCGGACATGCCGCGATGGGCATGCTGCAACGCACCAATCAGGCCGTGCATTTGCTCTCGGCGGCCTTCTGGGCCGGTGGATTGCTGCCGGTGGCACTGCTGATGAAAGACGCGCGACAGATGGCGACACGCTATGACGCGATCCGCACCCTGATGCGCTTTTCACGCTACGGGCATCTGGCGGTGGCGCTGGTGGTGATCAGTGGCGTGATCAACGCGCTATTGCTGCTGGGCTGGCCACCGGCCAGCTTTCAGCTCTACAGTCAGCTGCTACTGATTAAGACGCTGCTGGTGGCGTTGATGTGTGCGGTCGCCCTGTTTAACCGTTACTGGCTGGTGCCACGATTTCAGCGTAGCGGTGAGAATGCCCAACATAAATTCCTGCTGACCACGCTGGCTGAGCTGTTGCTCTCGGCGTTGGTTTTGCTGCTGGTTAGCGTGTTTGCCACGCTTGAACCGGCCTGA
- the yobA gene encoding CopC domain-containing protein YobA, whose translation MRKFSMVFALALTAAAFSQQASAHAHLKSQYPAANANVEASPQALTLTFSEDIEPAFSGVVILDGNQKAIPTAKAERAPKQHNQLIAPLQQPLLSGHYLVNWHVLSVDGHKTNGNYSFSVK comes from the coding sequence ATGCGTAAGTTCTCTATGGTTTTTGCTCTGGCGTTGACCGCTGCCGCCTTCTCTCAGCAAGCTTCTGCACATGCTCATTTGAAGAGCCAATATCCCGCCGCGAATGCGAATGTTGAAGCCTCTCCTCAGGCGTTAACGCTAACCTTCTCTGAAGATATCGAACCTGCTTTCAGCGGCGTGGTGATCCTCGACGGCAATCAGAAAGCGATCCCTACCGCCAAAGCTGAGCGCGCACCAAAACAGCATAACCAGCTGATTGCGCCCTTACAGCAGCCGTTGCTCTCGGGTCATTACCTGGTGAACTGGCATGTGCTTTCGGTAGACGGACATAAAACCAACGGGAATTACAGCTTTAGCGTGAAGTAA